One window of Perca flavescens isolate YP-PL-M2 chromosome 6, PFLA_1.0, whole genome shotgun sequence genomic DNA carries:
- the LOC114557859 gene encoding NF-kappa-B inhibitor delta — protein MPQTYECPMTQITDPSMASSWSLLGPSQTAQLSFGSSMDATKLEEARMLLSGMDYSRATGQDEDGDTILHIYTAKGLRECAFAAAERLRDVGRLDAKEHKGKTALLVAVTANQPEIVQDLLSFGTDINACDVKGQTALHLAAHYGLPGVLQAILSSRPAVNLEARNFEGMTPLHCAAISHSDTMKALSSSGLADVGLQTKAAEKLSCVQMLLSAGASLLSQEIKSNKTVLHLAVKEGNIDLVNYLLRIPLANMKDFVNLKAHGHTALHMAAGLHGNPHQEEILQLLLRRGADPSIRNLENDQPAHLLQSGLQGEQLKLMLKKRSASSRRRIVSLQDQE, from the exons ATGCCTCAGACATAT GAGTGCCCAATGACACAGATCACAGATCCCAGCATGGCTTCGTCTTGGTCACTTCTGGGTCCCAGTCAGACGGCACAGCTGAGTTTTGGTTCATCGATGGATGCCACCAAGCTGGAAGAGGCCAGGATGCTGCTCAGCGGGATGGACTACAGCAGAGCCACTGGGCAGGATGAAGACGGAGACAC AATCCTGCATATCTACACTGCCAAGGGGCTCAGGGAGTGTGCCTTTGCTGCTGCAGAGAGGCTGAGGGATGTGGGCAGGCTTGATGCCAAAGAACACAAGGGAaag ACTGCTTTACTGGTGGCGGTGACAGCAAACCAGCCGGAGATTGTGCAAGATCTGCTGTCCTTTGGAACGGACATCAATGCATGTGATGTTAAAGGACAAACTGCTCTTCATCTTGCTGCCCACTATGGTTTACCTGGGGTTCTGCAG gCAATTCTGTCTAGCAGGCCGGCTGTCAACCTGGAGGCACGCAATTTTGAGG GTATGACTCCTCTGCACTGTGCAGCCATTTCTCACAGTGATACAATGAAGGCGTTGTCTAGCAGTGGGCTGGCAGATGTTGGTCTTCAGACCAAGGCGGCGGAGAAGCTTTCCTGTGTGCAGATGCTTCTCAGCGCAGGGGCGTCCCTGCTCAGCCAG GAAATCAAAAGTAACAAGACTGTGCTGCACTTGGCAGTAAAGGAGGGGAACATCGATCTGGTGAATTATCTGCTGAGGATTCCCCTGGCGAACATGAAAGACTTTGTCAACTTGAAA GCGCATGGTCATACAGCCTTACACATGGCAGCTGGTCTCCATGGTAACCCCCACCAGGAGgagatcctgcagctgctgctgcgcAGAGGAGCTGATCCCAGCATCCGCAACCTGGAGAACGACCAGCCAGCACACCTGCTGCAGAGCGGCCTCCAGGGAGAGCAG CTCAAGCTCATGCTGAAGAAACGAAGTGCTTCCTCTCGCCGACGTATCGTGTCCTTGCAGGACCAAGAATGA